Below is a genomic region from Brassica napus cultivar Da-Ae unplaced genomic scaffold, Da-Ae ScsIHWf_1753;HRSCAF=2383, whole genome shotgun sequence.
atGTATTTGGATATTTCCCTTCAACTCCacaatattgtattatttttttgacataAAAAGTTGAAGGGAATTCTATGAAGAGAAAATGGATTATGGGAGTGTGTGACTTGAACTATTGATCGGGCCGTGCAGAAATATGACTTTATCTGCTACATTGGAATTCACAACCAAATGTGTCTTTGTTCCAACCACTGTGTAAGCCCCATACAGGGGATAGGCTGGTTCACTTGAAGAGAATCTTTTCTATGATCATAATACCCGACGATGTCGTGGATGAGTGGGCTccgtaaaatccaaaaatccagGAGATTAAGGGATGGAACATAATCAGGATTATGTTTTTAgctattttttactaaaaaagagctaaaaaaataaaaaattaatagtatgTAAATGCATTCATTTCCTCTGCATCGACTCGATTTCTGATACTATCGGAGTGAATACAGGATCTAATGAAGAGTAGAGGGTAGACTTCATTAGTAACAAGTAAATcctttgtatttgaaaaatctCGATATAATTTTTGAGATTAAGGATTAATTGATAAGGTATGAGACGATCCAGAAAGCACTTAATCATGATCAACTTTTAAGCTTACGTGGGTGTTGAGCATTTACCTGTAAGAATGGAATTTATGGTAATCTTTAGTTGCAATAACTTTGGAATCggataattctttttttacatattaaataCTTGtggataacatatatattttttgtatgtaTTAATTTAGTTTGGTTAATTCTTGCTCGAGCCGGATGATGAAAAATTATCATGTCCGGTTCCCTCGGGGGATGGATCCATAAGAATTCACCTATCCCAATAACAAAAAAACCAGATTTGAATGATCCTGTATTACGAGCTAAATTAGCTAAAGGTATGGGTCATAATTATTACGGAGAGCCCGCATGGCCCAatgatcttttatatatttttccagTAGTCATTCTTGGTACCATTGCCTGTAACGTAGGCTTAGCGGTTTTAGAACCATCAATGATTGGTGAACCTGCGGATCCTTTTGCAACTCCTTTGGAAATATTACCTGAATGGTATTTCTTTCCTGTATTTCAAATACTTCGTACAGTGCCTAACAAATTATTGGGTGTTCTTTTAATGGCTTCAGTACCGGCGGGATTATTAACCGTACCCTTTTTGGAAAATGTTAATAAGTTCCAAAATCCATTTCGTCGTCCAGTCGCGACAACCGTCTTTTTGATTGGCACCGTGGTGGCCCTGTGGTTAGGTATTGGAGCAACATTACCAATTGATAAATCTCTAACTTTAggtcttttttaattaaatttattcaattgtaaaataaaagGCGTGGGTATCTAGGGAGTAGTCATTTCAAAATGAATTCTCCCTAGATACatatctaaattaattttattaagtaaAATAGGTTTGACTGGAAAATCGAAATTACGTTGAAGGTTTAAAAtccatttcaattttaaattgacTTTTtagtcaaattttttttaatgctttttttattttttttctaaaatgtcTAATATCTTTTTTACATCTTCTATGTGAAAATGTTCCATTTTGATAAGGTCTTCTTGACTGTTATTCAAAAGATCCAATAATGTATGTATATTGGACTTTTTGAGACAATTATAGATTCTGGGAGGCAATTCTAATtggtcaataaaaatatattgaaacgctagttctttttttttttttcttaggttaactaatctattatgaaaaggaaaaaggggTAAAGTAACTTGATGTTGATTGTTCTCTAAATAGAacgtttcttcttctacatGTAGAAAaggaataaataaattaatcaaattcCGGGAGGCTTCATGAAGTGCTTCTTTAGGAGTTAAACTTCCATTTGTCCATATTTCTAGAAAAAGAATCTCTTGTTTTTCATTCCCATTCCCATAAGAATGAATACTATGATTCGCATTTTGAACAGGCATGAATACAGCATCTATAGGATAACTTCGGTCTTCAAAGTTATTTGacatttttaaactatatcCGCGATTCCTCTCGATTTTTAATCCAATACACAAATTTATTGGTTCCGTTAAGGTAGCTATATGCTGTGTATTATCAACGATTTCCACAGAGGGCGGTAAAACTATGTCTCGAGCAGTTATATATCCGGGACCTTGGACACAAATAAGCGCGTTGCGCGTTCCATATAGATTACTTTTTAATACAATCTCGTtcaaattcattaaaatttCATGTACTGATTCTTGAATACCGACTATGTTAGAATAGTCATGTGGTATGTTCTCAGATTTTGCACGTGTAATACATGTTCCTTCTATTTCGCCAAGTAAAGCTCTTCGCATCGCAATGCCTATTGTGTCGGCTTGACCTTTCATAAGTGGAGACAGAATAAAGCGTCCATAATAAAGACGCTTACTGTCTCTTCTTGATTCAACACACTTCCACTGTAGTGTCCGAGTAGATACTTTGACTTTCTCTCGAACCatagtaattttatttgatCAGATCATTGAATCATTTATTTCTCTTGAAACCCTTTCAGCCTTTATTTAGTTCTATACACGTCGTTTTTTAGGGGGTCTACAACCATTATGTGGCATAGGGGTTACATCTCGTACGAAACTTAAAAGTATACCGCTTCTACGAATAGCTCGTAATGCTGCATCTCTTCCTAGTCCAGGGCCTTTTATCCTTACTTCAGCTCGTTGCATACCTTGATCCACTACTGCTCGAATAGCATTTCCTGCTGCGGTTTGAGCAGCAAAAGGTGTTCCTCTTCTTGTACCCCTGAATCCACAAGTACCCGCGGAGGACCAAGAAATCACCCGACCCCGTACATCTGTAACGGTCACAATGGTATTGTTGAAACTTGCTTGAACATGAATAACTCCCTTTGGTATTCTACGTACATTTTTACGTGAACCACTACGGGTATTTTTACGTGAACCAATTCTTAATATAGGTTTTGCcatattttttcatttcacaAGAAATATATGGATATATCCATTTCATGTCAAAACGGACCTTTTTTTTACTAGCTCCTTGGAAGTGCCTTTTCCTTTAGTAAGATTATCCTTGTCTTTGTTTATGCCTCGGGTTGGAACAAATTACTATAATTCGTCCCCTCCTACGGATTAGCCGACACTTTTCACAAATTTTACGAACGGAAGCCCTTATTTTCATAGTTGTTATTCCTTAATTCTCTTAATATACTTATTGTTGGACGAAAAAAAGGTTTCTTGATATTTTTGAATCTTGAATTGTATCTTCGTGAAAGGAATGTTGAATTTCAAAAAACCACTGACTTATTTGAATCCTTGTTATGGAGTCTAGAAAGTGGCTGTTCCCCGATTAACTTAATACCTAAGAACTTACTAAAATTTTTACCCCCCTTTTTCTCCTATAGGTATACCTATACAAAAATATGTCGAATCCTTTCAGAAGCATgacctaaaataaaaaaaatctttagtaTCTAAACAAAATCGAACCATACCGTTCGGAAGTGattcataaagaaaactttcattaattcatttttttctttaatttcattcggggtaaaaaattctaaacttttTTAGCAGGGGTGGTATTACAcaaccccccccccttttttttcacAAATGCTAAGTTCCGGATATCCAATTTTGATATTAGAAGGATTACCATATATAACACAAAATTTCTCCGCCGATTCTTTTTAGTCGAGCTTCTCGATCTGTCATTATACCTTGAGAAGTTGAAAGGATTACAATTCCTATTCCGCCTAAAATTCGTGGAATTCGTTGAGAGTTAGAATAGATTCGTAGACCCGGTCGGCTTATTctctttaaatttaaaatcgttttataGGATTCTTTCTTATTTCGTCTATGTCTTAGggttaaaatcaaaaaatattgaTTGTTTTCGCGATGTTTCCTTACGTTTTCGATAAAACCCTCTCGTAAAAGTATTTTAACAATGCTTTCGGTGATGTTAGTCGATCCTATCCGAACTGTTCCTTTTCTATTCATGTCAGCATTTCGTATAGAGGTTATTATATCAGCAATAGTGTCTTTCCCCATGATAAGTTAAAATTCCTTAATTGTTctataattttgatataatcaacatgttatttttcttttatttatataaaaatagagacgaattatatattaatatatgaattcaattattaatatataaaattattaagggTATATGCGTGATACACAatctattaattataattaatttgatttcaaTACCATTTTTTTAATCCTATCCTATATTAACTATCGATATTTAGGTCTTATAATACTTCAGGAGCTAATGAAACTATTTTAGTAAAGTTTAATTGTCTCAATTCCCGTGGGATCGCCCCAAAAACGCGAGTTCCTTTTGGATTTCCTTCTTGATCAATGACAACTGCGGCATTGTCGTCATATCGTATTATCGTCCCATTCTTACGTTTGAGTTCTTTACAAGTACGTACAATTACAGCTCTGACCACTTCTGATCTTTCTAGAGTAGTATTTGGGATTGCTTCCTTGATTACAGCAACAATAACGTCACCAATATGAGCATAGCGGCGATTACTAGCTCCTATTATTCGAATACACATCAATTTTCGAGCCCCGCTGTTGTCTGCTACATTCAAATAGGTTTGTGGTtgaatcatatttttgtatctCTTCTTTTAGTGCAAAGGacgaagtaaaaaaaatattgtttgtcaaaaaaaacttagaatctTTTTATCCTTAAATGTTATTTAGCTTTTTCATTCTATATTCCTATTCAGAAATAATGAATTGGGTTTTTATAGGCATTTTTGATGCCGCGATTGAAATAGCTTTTCTGGCTATATTTTCTGGTACACCACCCATTTCATAAAGGATTTTACCTGGTTTAACCACAGCTACCCAGTACTCTGGGGATCCTTTCCCAGAACCCATACGCGTTTCCGCGGGTCTTACTGTAACTGGCTTGTCTGGAAATATACGTACCCAAATTTTTCCACCACGTCGTATATTTCGTGTCATTGCTCGTCGCCCTGCTTCTATTTGTCTAGATGTAATCCAAGCGGGTTCAAGTGTTTGAAGAGCATATCTGCCAAAACAAATACGATTCCCACGAGAGGATATTCCTTTTAGTCTTCCTCGATGTTGTTTACGAAATTTGGTTCTTTTTGGGTTATAGTTGATGGGTTTTTTCTAAATGAGAAATTCCATCTCTACTGCAGAACTGGACGTGAGAGTTTCTTCTCATCCAGCTCCTCGCGAATAAAAGGATTAATTAAGATATAGATGTAGTTAATGATTAATCCTATTAAtcatggtattttttttttatttcatcttaTCTCTTCTAAATTTGTGTATGTCTTTTTTGAAATAGAATCAAAGATCAATTTTATTtcgatttatttaaaaataacgtaatatcatcattacaaatgtaatttttattagagttagaatattataacaaatccttatttttttttcattgtttttttcatcttttattactgtttttatttgaaaaaaaaaaaccaatttttcGCCGGCGAATATTTACTCTTTCAATATCTATTTAAGTTTGCTGTTTATCCCCCGAGGTCTCAGAATCAAAATCAGAATAGATAATAAAGTTTCTGGTTTATTCCGCCATCCTGTCCAATGAATTACTAAGATTTCTTGTTCACTAGAATCCTATATATTCATGGGTTCCGTCGTTCCCATCGCTTCTTGATTAATCATTAGGCCTGAATTCTACAATGGAGCTTTTAcatgaaattttgaatttcttttttttttgaggcaATTTTCTCAGTTTTGATTGTCTCAAGGctcttaattttttgttttcggaacagatttatctaattattattatttatctaattattatGAATGAATCTGTATTGATGCTTTATTACATTGCTTTTCTTACAGTGACCTCATAGATTTTCCAAATTGGaatcatatatcattaatattcaattttttcgcTCTTTCTTTCATCCTTCCATTTATCCGCATACTTTTTGATTACCTTTCATAACTTAATAATCatctttctttattctttttttttagtcagTTGCTCCAATGATATGATCAGCCTATCATATCTTGACTAATTTTTTGGATCCAGATAATGCGAAGCAATGAGTTGCTTAGGTTATTTATTAATGCTGTAGTTATTAGttggtaagttcttttttttttttatcgtaatctaaccctaaaccaaCGAGTCACACACTAAGCATAGCAATTATATCAAAGGAGTTTTGATGGAAATGTTTATTCAACCTTATAGAattgcttatttttttttcttaaacataaaaaagaagactacaagtttttatttttatttctttatagtGTTATACTACATAGTTTTCGTTTTTTATCATTGGATAAAATGTAAAgacaaataaagtttttttattcttcgtctacgaatatccaaatttttattcctaaaaccCCATAAATAGTTCGAACTGTATAGGAACAATAATCAATTTTAGCTTCAATTGTTTGTAAAGGAACTCTGCCTTCTCTGATCCATTCAACACGTGCAATTTCTTTTCCGTCGATACGTCCTGCAATTTGTACTTGAATTCCTTTTGTATTCGCCTGTTCAGTTAATTCAATAGCTTTTTTCATTGCTTTTCGAAAAGAAACGCGATTTTTTAATTGGCCAGCTATAAATTCTGCAAGAATATTAGGATGCCCATACGGATTGGAAATTCGGGTAATAGCAATGTTGAGTTTTCTATTGACACAATTAAGTTCTTTTTGAACATTCATCTGTAATTCTTCGATTCTTCGGGGTTTATCTTCAATTAATAATTTAGGAAATCCCATATAGATTATGATCTGAATGAGATCGATTCTTTTTTGAATTTCGATACGTGCAATTCCCTCCATACCAGAggatattcttatatttttttggacataatttttaatacagtctcgtatttttttatcttcttctaaaCCTTCAGAATACTTTTTTGGTTGTGCAAACCAAATAGAATGATGACTTTGGGTTGTACCAAGTCTGAAACCAAGTGGATTTATTTTTTGTCCCATGGGCCTCCACTACTATATGTATCGTAACATGttagatttatgttttcattgctGCATCCaggtttttttaaatacattaaatattCTTCATATTGTTGATATAAGGATATATCTTCCAATACGATAGTTATATGACAAGTGGATCTTTTTATTGGGTAACTCCGTCCTCGTGCCcgaggttttaattttttcaccgTATTTCCTTGATTCACTTCAGCTTTACTAATGACTAAATTGGTTTCTTTGAAACCCTTATTATGACTAGCATTTGCTGCTGCAgaataaactaatttaaaaatggGATAACATCCTCGATACGGCATAAGTTCTAATATCATAAGTGCTTCTTCGTAGGAACGTCCACGGATCTGATCAATAACTCTCCGTGCTTTGTGGGcagacatagatatatattgcCCTAAAGCATATACGGAAGTATatgatttcttctttttcttctttatcataAGGTTTACCtctcactaaaaaaaaaaattatattcattattcatttttttgaattcatTTAATTAACGACGAGATCTATTATCATTTTTCGCGTGTCCTCTAAAATTTATAGTAGGTGAAAATTCTCCCAATTTATGTCCTACCATAAGGTCGATTATATAAACGGGTAAGTGTTCCCTTCCATTATGTATAGCGATAGTATGGCCAATCATTGTGGGTATAATAGTAGATGCCCGGGACCAAGTTATTATGATTTCTTTTTCCGCCTTTGTATTAAGcttctctatttttcttaataaatgctTTGCTacaaaaggatttttttttagtgaacgtGTCACAGTTAATTAactcctattttttttaagacgaAGAAAGAAATTCGATTTTCTCTCCTATTTACTACGGCGACGAAGAATCAAAGTCTcactatattttttcctttttctagttCTTCTTCCAAGCGCAGGATAACCCCAGGGGGTTACGGGTTTTTTTCTACCAATTGGAGCCCTCCCTTCACCACCTCCATGGGGGTGGTCGACAGGGTTCATAACTACTCCTCTTACTACAGGACGTTTACCTAGCCAACATTTCGATCCGGCTCTACCCAAACTTTTCTGGTTTACCCCAACATTTCCCACTTGTCCGACTGTTGCTGAGCAGTTTTTGGATATCAAACGGACCTCTCCAGAAGGTAATTTTAATGTGGCCGATTTCCCCTCTTTTGCAATCAGTTTCGCTACAGCACCCGCTGCTCTAGCTAATTGTCCACCCTTTCCAAGTGTGATTTCTATATTATGTATGGCCGTGCCTAAGGGCATATCGGTTGAAGTAGATTCTTCTTTTTGATCAATCAAAACCCCTTCCCAAACTGTACAAGCTTCTTCCAAAGCATACGGCTTTCTGAATGTAGATGATGATATCTATACGGATGGatcttatcttatatatatcgtAGAATTCTTCTATATATGGTAGAAGTACCACACGAGTGGATATATAGGAATCAAAATCTGCCGAATAACTTATGTTATGATCTTCTACATCCTAGGTCTTCCCGTTCCGTCATCTGGCTTATGTTCTTCATGTAGCATTCAGACCGAATGACTCTATGAAATTACGTCGATACTTCCACATATTATGGGTAACGTAGGAGACATCTCTATTTTTCCCCGGGGGAATCTTTAGAATTACCACTGCTTAGCTTTCAATTCGCCTCTGACCATCAAATGAAATGTGAATAACCCGTCCTCCTCTCTTTGAAACAAGGGGCGCTTATGGTTCTGTCGGTGCTTGAAACAATTTTGTCTTCTCCATATTACTATATCTCTAGagtcaataattttatatgaggAACTACTGAACTCAATCACTTGCTGCCGTTACTCTTCAGTTTTCTGTTGAGGTCTATCCTGCAGAGGTACTCAAATTGGATCAGTGATCGATTTCTAGGTTTTGTCGTAAACCTAATTGGTTACTTCCAATTACGTAAATCAAATAGTTCAAACCGCACTCAAAGGTAGGGCATTTCCCATTTTTATAGGAACTTCTGTACCAGAAACAATGGTATCTCCAATTATAGCCCCTCTGGGATGTAAAATATATCTCTTCTCACCATCCCCATAGTGTATGAGACAAATGTATGCATTTCGATTAGGGTCGTATTCTATGGTTACGATTCTACCATATATGTCTTTTGTATTTCGTCGAAAATCTATTTTACGGTATAGACGCTTATGACCTCCCCCTCTATGCCTTACGGTAATGATTCCTCTGGCATTACGACCTTTACCACAATGATGCTGCCCATAGATCAAATTATTTCGTGGATTGGATTTCACTTGACTGTCTACGGCTCCATTGCGTGTGCTCGGGGTAGAAGTTTTGTATAAATGTATCGCCATGCTATTaagtattttgatttaagttcttttctttctaaGAGGTGGAATAGAATAACCCGGTTGAAGCGTAATGATCATACGTCTGTAATGCATTGTATGTCCCAGAATAGGTCCCATTCTTTTAACCTTTCCGGGGAGTCGATGACTATTCATAGCTATTACCTTGACACCAAAGAAGAGTTCGACCCAATGCTTTATTTCTGTCCTAGTTGATCCTGATTCGACATTAAAAGTATATTGATTTTTCCCCAATAACCGAATACTTTTGTCTGTAAATACTGCATATTTGATTCCATCCATAAATCGATTTTcttccctatgagttctagtcTCAATAAGAATGCTAGTTCTTACTGTTCATATGTTATGTTATGATATGAATATACCACACCAATTCGTTATGTATAGATGATGAGAAGATTCCATTGATACAGAGCCAATTCCAATAGACTTATTGGAGGGTCCCATTGGCGTGCATCCAGTAGGAATTGAACCTACGAATTCGCCAATTATGAGTTGGGCGCTTTAACCATTCAGCCATGGATGCTTAGTGGGGATCCTCGTACATGGTGAATAACCAAATTCCAATTGAAATGAAATCTTTAGGATAAATCAATGCAATTTAGGAGGAATCAATGAAAGGACATCAATTCAAATCCTGGATTTTCGAATTGAGAGAAATAGTGAGAGAGATCAAGAATTCTCACTATTTCTTAGATTCATGGACCCAAATCAATTCAGTGGGATCtttcattcatatttttttccacCAAGAACGTTTTAGAAAACTCTTGGACCCTCGAATTTTTAGTATCCTACTTTTGCGCAATTCACAGGGTTCAACAAGCAATCGATATTTCACGATCAAGGGTGTAGTACTATTTGTAGTAGCGGCCCTTCTATATCGTATTAACAATCGAAATATGGTCGAAAGCAAAAATCTCTATTTGAAAGGGCTTCTTCCTATACCTATGAATTCCATTGGACCCAGAAATGATACATCGGAAGAATCTTTTGGGTCTTCCAATATCAATAGGTTGATTGTTTCGCTCCTGTAttttacaaaaggaaaaaagatcTCTGAGAGCTGTTTCCGGGATCCGAAAGAGAGTACTCGGGTTCTCCCAATAACTAAAAAGTGTATCATGCCTGAATCTAACTGGAGTTCGCGGTGGTGGAGGAACTGGATCGGAAAAAAGAGggatttttgttgtaagatATCTAATGAAACCGTCGCTGGAATTGATATCTCATTTAAAgagaaagatatcaaatatctggagtttctttttgtatattatatggaTGATCCGATCCGCAAGGGCCATGATTGGGAATTGTTTGATCGTCTTTCTCCGAATAAGAGGCGAAACATAATCAACTTGAATTCGGGACAGCTATTCGAAATCTTAGTGAAAGACTGGATTTGTTATCTCATGTTTGCTTTTCGTGAAAAAATACCAATTGAAGTGGAGGGTTTCTTCAAACAACAAGGAGCTGGGTCAACTATTCAATCAAATGATATTGAGCATGTTTCCCATCTCTTCTCGAGAAACAAGCGGGCTATTTCTTTGCAAAATTGTGCTCAATTTCATATGTGGCAATTCCACCAAGATCTCTTCGTTAGTTGGGGGAAGAATCCGCACGAATCGGATTTTTTGAGGAAAATATCGAGAGAGAATTGGATTTGGTTAGACAATGTGTGGTTGGTAAACAAGGAT
It encodes:
- the LOC125598836 gene encoding DNA-directed RNA polymerase subunit alpha is translated as MVREKVKVSTRTLQWKCVESRRDSKRLYYGRFILSPLMKGQADTIGIAMRRALLGEIEGTCITRAKSENIPHDYSNIVGIQESVHEILMNLNEIVLKSNLYGTRNALICVQGPGYITARDIVLPPSVEIVDNTQHIATLTEPINLCIGLKIERNRGYSLKMSNNFEDRSYPIDAVFMPVQNANHSIHSYGNGNEKQEILFLEIWTNGSLTPKEALHEASRNLINLFIPFLHVEEETFYLENNQHQVTLPLFPFHNRLVNLRKKKKELAFQYIFIDQLELPPRIYNCLKKSNIHTLLDLLNNSQEDLIKMEHFHIEDVKKILDILEKK